The following is a genomic window from Malus sylvestris chromosome 7, drMalSylv7.2, whole genome shotgun sequence.
CTTCTGTTTGTTTGCAAACCCATGTCGTATAatgccatgagtttgacgggggtaTTGaaatatattagtattttaggtattatTTTGCTTGAGTTTTCTTATAAGTTTAGTTTGGGTCTAGCCTGTTagcattagggttagggttattATAAATAGAGTACTTTGGTATTCATTAGAGTataagttattcacaatgtagtctcttacactatgtttggatgaagaaatttaagattactaaagaattttaaaataacggaaattgaaatgacaagattttattttcaagaatttgtaaattttcttgtttggctaATCTAAAAGAACAATAGAATTGAATactaaatttgttatttttaatctctaaatcatagaaattggggaatgacacctatttacatggaatttgaacttgggaTTTGAAGGtctcaaattccaagttttttttccaggcggaaattctaaatttctatgtttatgaatctaaacaagggaattggtgcatgttaatttataaattttgacttttaccaaaattccaagtttattttccTTGTCCAAACATAGTggattttgtagccgtttcagcATTtctagtttgtttaataatattgctattattttgttagtctcatAAATTTCAGTGCAAAGTAACAATCCAAAGCTTGGAACTTTAAACTTCCAGTTTCTATTAATTtcctagagagagaggggggagtACTCGGCGGGGTTTGTATCGGCGGCGGGATTGGGATCAGAATCGACAGACGGAGCAAAAGAGGAGGAGTCGGGCTCCGAATCCATGGCCAGGGATCGCCCTCTGGAGCTGCTTGTTGATACGGGGCTTCTTGAGTAGCTGAATTTGGAGCAGCCGGCACTATGCAGTTTGTACGGACAGCACCGATTTACGGGGAAAGAAAAGGCCAAAAGTCTGCCGGAGCAgagcatctctctctctctctctctctctctctctctcaaaccagAAGGCAGAGCTTTCTGTTTCTCTTGAGGTTTCTTTCACTGGTAAATTCCAGAGAAGCAGAGAAGAAGGCTCTCTGAGAAATGGAGACAAAACAAATGTAAATCTTGAAGCACCGAACATGTGCAGAACACTTGTCAACTACCGAACTCTAGGattaggagagagagagtgagtgaccggcaaaaaaaaaaaaatagagggaagTGGCTGAttcttctctcatttttttttccttgttttttagaaaaaatacaacaacaacaaagcattttcccaggAATCGGTtagttttttagaaaaaataaataaataaatttatttttagggGACCTGGTGCTCGAGTAGTTGTTCGGTATgtcacatttaaaattttattatctGATgataaacaaaaacataaagttaGATCATCTCCAATCGAATGAGGATCAAAGAGTCATGCTTAACCTTATATTCCtgtaagaaattatattttgataAATAATGTCAGATCATATTTTATACCATATCTAATCGAGTGGGCCAAATGGTCATAAGCCAAACATAGCCCTTTGACAAAAAACTCATCTTCAACCGAGGGAGCCAAGGGGCTATATGCCAAACATAACtactcaataatttattattctaattgaattaatatgattaattaaattaaattaccatattaaaataagattttgtgacatattttgagtgccacTTGCCACAATAACGAAGAAAACGTGGTATTGTTGCACCTGCTACAAAGTCAAGCTTGACATTCTGCCGCTGGAGGGTTGGGCTGGAGGGCTGGTTGGTTGGTTGAAAATGGTCAGCTTGCTGGCCTGGTGGGGCACTGTTGAGAGGGTTACTTGCCTCATGCAAACATTGTGAATTGCAAGTGATGAATTGTTCTGATGATgaggtttatttttttttaactcattgtgtttcaagtttaaacatttttctctcttagtgtaaaatattgttcgtaataaaaacttaaaatgagACACTCTCCTTCATATATAAGATGATCAAGTGTGAGATTAGTACTTTTAATGAGTGACTCAGTTAACTATTTTCATTTCTTACGCGTTCAAAATTAGACAAATTCTTTgcatacatttaaaaaaaaaaaagatattaaggAAAGAGTATGAAACTATTACATTATGAAGGGAGAGTTTCAAACTCAAGATGCATGAGTAGAACCCTAACGCCTCTCCACTAGGATATTAGACCAGTACCGGTCTTGAATTTTTTTGGTGCCCGGAGCGAATACTCAAAATGTGTCTTTTTCTAGTACAACaacataaattaaaaagaaatatttaTAGAGGGCTGGAACCCAGTCGAAGCTGGGGGGGGGGGCTAGGCCCTCACGCCCATATTAtattacttgaaaaaaaaaaacatacaacaAGGAGGGCATAGTACCGAAACCCCAACAATCAAAAGCAAAATCATATACAACCACTCCAAGGAGTCAACATAGCCATACATATTGAATCCAAAAGGTTGATGACCCAATCGCTGCATATAATGTACAGAAGATAACAAATTTTGAAGTGACATGCTCCAAGTATGATATTGGGCAGAAAAGAGCGGCGGCTTCAACCACTTCTTCAGCTATATCCGGCTGGGTGAGAGCAGCTAAAAACATGATTGTTCCCTAATAACATGAATAAATTGAGTAAACACCAAAAGTAGGAGCAAGGGAAGGAGATTTGAAGTAGATGAAGTGGTGTAATACCTGTGAATGTCCAACAACAAAGACTTCGGAGCTTCTTGTCGAATATCTGCAGCGCATCATTTCTGATAGATCAAATCAAGTCAATTCCTGCCAACTCCAATCCCAAAAATCCTACGGTAAAGCATAAATCTTATTCTTTTCTGATAAAGATGTGTCCCTGACTCCAAAGTGTTTGACGCACATTTCCTACCCATACATCGAAACCTTCATCTGCTGGAGAATTTAAGAACCATGCATCACCTGGTTAAGATCAAGAAAAGCCAGTAACCAATTTCAATTGAGTTTGAAGCACATTAGAGCCCAATTTAAAATGTATCCCATGGATGTTCATCACTTTACACAATAGTTAGTTTCAAGAAAGGAAATTTCAACGCAACCTGAAAACTTCAGATCAGGGGGCACCAAATAGCGAGCTATACATTCTAATTTTGAAATAATCAACTCAGTAGGACCAATATGTTGAAAAAAGTTGGAAGGAACTATGAAAGTAAGGCTTTTCACTAATCAGGCGTCCAGCGAATCAATATTTTACTCACGGATCAGTCAGGGGGAACACTCCCCACCAAAGCAATCTCATTAGTACTTCACATCTCAAACCAAACAGAAATTGCAGTAACAAACACGACTTCTATTAGTCCTTCACATCTCATATCCAGTAAGTGCCCATCTTTCTTCTGAATCTGGAAAACAAGCAGCAGTGGATTTAACAGTCTGGGTATCTCAAAGTTACTTTAATCacaaatttaacaattaaacatATAAATGGGCATTTATTTAGTGAAATATTAGTATAGTACTCACTGTGTGCTCGGAGCAAGAGTACACAGAAAGCTCAATGAGCTGCGCAAAGAGGACTGCAGCGGTGAACGACAGCGACCGATTCTGTAAAATTCAGTCGAGTTTTGGGTGATTTCTGCAGCGATTTCAGAGGTCAAGAGGCTGATAAGGAAAGCTGCGACCGAAGGGCACTGGTCTGGAAGAAAGGATCAGGTCACCGCTGTCCCGATTCGCGAAGGAAGAAGTGCCCCCAAAACAATTTCGGCTCTGGACAGGAGCACTGTTTGCACTGGACCAGGGCCGGTCCTGGCGATAATGTCCCCCAAACAGAACATATACAGATGCTAGAAATAATAAATGTAACCTGAAACTACTAGAACCATTCAATTCTAGCGTCTACAGCTTTAGCATTAGTTGGTACAAGGGACATtcttccaaagaagatgaaatCGTTGAGGCTCTTATTTATTCCTCCTCTTGATGCGCCCTTTTAGACTGCTAATTTCAGACGATACAATCTCATGCATCATACCTGAAAAAGTGTGTGCCACACATCAAGATCAAATTTTTCCAACAAAAGTAACTTAAAAATCAAACTAGTTAGCGGAATAAATGGTGCACAAAGGGATTTAAAATCTTGACATATGTGTATTTTTGGCAGATTTTATGCGACCATGCAACTAAAACTGGCATCACTATCAATGGTGCACAAAGATTGGCAGAAAACTTTAACAGTTTTGAGTTGTAACTTCTCCATTGTATTTGTTAAGGCAAGACGGATGTCAACTATGCAATTTTCTGTAAAACTTAAAAGGCTGCATAGCAGCTCTTGTTCGTTGTATTGAATACAATGGTTTTACTGATGAATGCAGAGTTTGCTGATGATTCATACGACAAGCAATTGAAAATCCCATCATTATACCCCACATCATTTACACAAATTCAGAGGGCTCATCCACTGTAATTTGCAGATATAGAAATGTTAAGATTAAAGGAAATGCAAACTACCTTTCACCCAAATTGGAGGAGCACCGGTGGCATTAGCAAGTTAGCAACAGGAATTGACATACCAATATCTTCACAATTTCTGCACAAGCACAAATCAAAAGAATCCGGCGGCAGAGTTATGTACCTCTCCTTGGAAAATGCCACCTCTTGGGATTTCATAAAATCCGGCAGTGGCTAGACGTCTGACCACGCCAATTCCACCAAGCTGCTGCAACGCGGCGTAGTGTCCGATTGATTGCTTCAAAACAGAGCTTCGTATCCATGTGTTTATCAGCACAGAGGACCCAAAACCCCCGAAAACTATTTCTTTGTTCGGataataaaatttcccaaatttCGAATTTCAattcctaataaaaaaataacgtTTGAATTTTGATCACCAAGAAATTGGGGGGTTGGGGTGGGGAGGGGCCCAGGCCAGGACGGAGCTATGTAAATACTGAAGCCCCGTAAGCCGTTCAATCCAGGGGGAAAGCTCTTTGATAGATGTCCCATCCAAGAAAAGCTTTCTTAATCCTTCCATATTTTCTTCAATGCTTGGAAACACCTCAAATTTTGTACAAccggaaagagagagaaagacaaggGACTTGAGGTGACAAATGCTGCTTGGAAGACACTTAAGCTCCTTGCAATGACCTAGGCTTAAATGACTCAACCCCGTGAGATTATTAATTGATGAGGgtagttctttaatttttgatccGGATAAATCAAGAAGTTTTAACCCCTCTATCACTTCAGGAATTTCTGGAAACATCTCTAGACTCGAGCAGCCACAAATATTAAGGGTTTTGAGAGATTTCATACGAATGCTGCTTGGAAGACTCTCAAGTTCCTTGCAATATGATAGGTCCAAATGACTCAACCCCGTGAGATTATTAATTGATGGGGGcagttctttaatttttgaccAGGATAAATCAAGCTTTTCTAACCCCTCTATACCTTCTGAAATCTCTGGAAACATCTCAAGACTCGAGCAGTAAGAAAGATTAAGGGTTTTGAGAGATTTCATACGAATGATGCTTGGAAGACTCTTAAGTTCCTTGCAATATGATAGGTCCAAATGACTCAACCCCGTGAGATTATTAATTGATGGGGGCAGTACTTTAATTTCTGACCAGGATAAATCAAGCTTTTCTACCCCCTCCATACCTTCTGAAATCTCTGGAAACATCTCAAGACTCGAGCAGCCAGAAAGATAAAAGGTTTTGAGAGATTTCATACGAATGCTGCTTGGAAGACTCTTAAGTTCCTTGCAATATGATAGGTCCAAATGACTCAACCCCGTGAGATTATTAATTGATGGGGGCAGTTCTTTAATTTCTGACCTGGATAAATCAAGCCTTTCTACCCCCTCTATACCTTCTAAAATCTCTGGAAACATCTCAAGACTCGAGTAGCCAGAAAGATTAAAGGTTTTGAGAGATTTCATACGAATGCTGCTTGGAAGACTCTTAAATTCCTTGCAATATGATAGGTCCAAATGACTCAACCCCGTGAGATTATTAATTGATGGGGgcatttctttaatttttgaccAGGATAAATTAAGTTTTTCTACCCCCTCTATACCTTCTGAAATCTCTGGAAACATCTCAAGACTCGAGCAGCCAGAAAGATTAAAGGTTTTGAGAGATTTCATACGAATGCTGCTTGGAAGACTCTTAAGTTCCTTGCAATATGATAGGTCCAAATGACTCAACCCCGTGAGATTATTAATTGATGGGGgcatttctttaatttttgaccTGGATAAATTAAGCTTTTCTAACCCCTCCATACCTTCTGAAATCTCTGGAAACATCTCAAGACTCGAGCAGCCAGAAAGATTAAAGGTTTTGAGAGATTTCATACGAATGCTGCTTGGAAGACTCTTAAATTCCTTGCAATATGATAGGTCCAAATGACTCAACCCCGTGAGATTATTAATTGATGGGGGCAGTTCTTTAATTTCTGACCTGGATAAATCAAGCTTTTCTAACCCCTCCATACCTTCTGAAATCTCTGGAAACATCTCTAGACTCGAGCAGCAAGAAAGATTAAGGGTTTTGAGAGATTTCATACGAATGATGCTTGGAAGACTCTTAAGTTCCTTGCAATATGATAGGTCCAAATGACTCAACCCCGTGAGATTATTAATTGATGGGGGcagttctttaatttttgagcAGGATAAATCAAGCTTTTCTAACCCCTCTATACCTTCTGAAATCTCTGGAAACATCTCAAGACTCGAGCAGCAAGAAAGATTAAGGGTTTTGAGAGATTTCATACGAATGATGCTTGGAAGACTCTTAAGTTCCTTGCAATATGATAGGTCCAAATGACTCAACCCCGTGAGATTATTAATTGATGGGGGcagttctttaatttttgaccTGGATAAATCAAGCTTTTCTAACCCCTCCATACCTTCTGAAATCTCTGGAAACATCTCAAGACTCGAGCAGCCAGAAAGATTAAGGGTTTTGAGAGATTTCATACGCATGATGCTGGGTAGAATCTTAAATTCTTCGCAGTCTTTCAGATTCAATAAAACAAGGTTTGTAAGAGTCGAAATAGACTGGTGAACCTCAACTAAGCTTCTACAACCTTCAAGAATTAGCGTCTCAAGATTTGGCACATTTGTGAAGTCAGGGGTTTCCTTAAGGTATGAATAACTTAAATTGATGAATTTCAACTTTTCCTGCGTCTGATAAAACATTCAGGAAAACATGCATTATTTAATAAGACATCtcactcaaaacccaaaaagaaacaaatacaTATAAATGATTGTACATACCTGGGTTCCTTCCCAAAGTCGGTCAATGAGGCTACATTGCATGTCAAGTTCAACAAGGTTTTTGAATTGAAAGTTGGATGGCAAAGACTTGAGAGGGAATCTAAACCAGGAGAGATACCTCAAGTTAGGTAACTTAAAGGGCCCAATCAGGTGGTGTTCGCAGTATTCATAATCAAAACTGGAGTATTTATCACCGATCTTGAGAAGTCTTAGTTGAGTCatactaacaaaagcttcagcaTTTAAGCATGCCCAGTATGAGTACCAGAAATCCACGATTATGCTTTCAACTGCTTCCGTAGCCTGTGCAAATCAAAGTATTAGAAAATACAGAGAACCTTAGTTTAGATTATGAAATTAATGCTTGTTTCTTAAGGAGCTttttgataatcatttcgttttcagtttaattgttttcaattttcaattattaaaacaatgaaaactaaaaattaaaaattgaaaacaaaaatggttatcaaatgggCCTAAGAAATTGATTTTGGTCAAAAGTTGAAGCTTTCTACTAATAATTGCATAAGAAAAAGATTTCTCACCGTATTTTGAGATAGCACGTGATGAACATCTTCATAACTCCACAACCTACTTCGTCTCCCTGGCTCTTTGATACATTCTTGGCGGACGATTTCCCGACCCATTTCCTCTAATGAATCATGCATCTCCAGTTCCCCCTTCCATGAGACAGTTATGAGAGCTCGGTCGATTAGAACTCTTATTCCAGTATAAGGATGGAAACCACAATCTTCCAGAATTCGGGTTGCACAGTCTTTCTTCATCCCTTTAAAGAAACATGCAATGTCCAGAAagatgtccttctccttgtcatcTAGTCCATCGAAGCTTGATTTAAGTACATCATGAATTCCCCTTTGCgggattttccttattttttctaACTCATCTTCCCACTCGCGTATAGTTTTGTTACCAAGAAAAGCTCCCAAGACTTTGAGTGCTAAAGGCAGGCCTTGAGCATATTCTACGACACGATTTGAGAGATCATCATAATCTCTGGTAGGTTGGTTTTTTCTGAAGGCGTGCCGCCTAAAGAGTTTCAGAGCTCCAGAATCACTCAAAATCTTGGGATTATATATCACATCAGCTATGCTTAGTAATTGCGAATCTCTAGTTGTTATAATAATTCTGCTTCCACCACCAAAGGAATGTGGCTCTTCAAGTAAAGCTTCAATTTGTTCTAATTCGTCCACATCATCAACAACAATAAGAACTTTTCTCTGACCTAGGCTTTTTAACATCACCTGAAAACCATTTTTTGATATGTCAGAACTCCCCACCTTGTTGTTCGAGATACTCGATAAAAGTTCTGCCTGCATATGTAGTTTGCCATGCTTCATGAAACCTTCCTTGAAATTTTCAAGAAAGCAACAAGCTTTAAATCCACCAGAGATTTCATCATAAACAGCTCTAGCGATGGTTGTTTTGCCTAAACCACCCATACCCCATATTCCAACAACGCGAACAGCATTCGTTTCACCTCCGGGAGGATATAATAATAAATGCATTTCATGCATGTGAGAATCCATGTCAACCAAGCCATTATCTTTGCTTGATGTTGATGAGATGTGGATCAATTTCCTATAAACATCTTCTACAATTTCCTCAATAAGCTCTGCATCATTCctgtcaaattaaaaaaaaaacaatataataaCAACACCAAATGATAATTAAGAGGTCCTTTTCATCAGttagttttcaaaaaatggaaattaaaactaaaaactagatatttataaaaattaccGCAAAACGttacaaaaatcccaaaaattaataggaaactaaaacaaattagaATTTACTCATATTTTCGCGAATCCCAGCCGGATAAACTGGTGGCAGTTGTAAGAGCGGATCTCCAGCTCTGAACCTCTTCCATTTCAGCCTTAGAATCACGATCGTGCTGAGCAAAAGCTTCCTCGAATTTTCTCTTGAGTTTACGAACGTCAGACGGATCAACTTCATAGAAAATGGGGAGTACAATCTGGTTATTGGTATCCTTGCATTTCAAGATTTGCACGAGTTCTTTCAAGCACCAAGTGGAAGAAGCATAGTCTTGAGAGAAAACTACAATCGAAAGCCTTGACTCTCGAATCGCTGTCAGGAGCTCAGAAAGGTGGTCGCCTTTTCTGAGCTTCTCGGCATCAATGAAGGCGTTGATTGGTTTCTTAACCAGAGCGTTGTAGAGATGGCTGACGAAGCCCCTGCGAGTGTCTTCCCCTCTGAAATTGATGAACACATCGTATTTGCAACCAAGGCCAGAAGAAGCAGCCATTATTAATCGATCGCACCTGGTCAGCGACGATCGAGCAGCTAAGACTAAGAGAATTGTAAGTACAGAGATACTCAATAGATCTACAAATTGGATCACCAGAAATTAGTCTGATCGATACCAAGTCAATGAGTCAATGCAAAAGGGCAAAAGGGGAAAGGGAAATTATGCTTTATGTTTTTTCACATCTTCTTCGGGGAAATTTCGGTGTGAAAGGAATCTTATCCTTTTGATTTTTTAACCCAAGGAAATGCGAAGAAAAGGGTCAAAATAGTAAATTGAATCTACACTTGCCCATCCAACAACctcttaatttaatatatttaattgaGAAAAGTAGTTTAGAGGAATGATGGtatctccttttcttctcacTCAATCTTCCAGCATGCGATTTAATCATGATTAAAGCCAAGCTTAATAATAGGTCGTATTATTTAGGTCGTATTGGATTATAAGTTTTTGTTGTGAACTTGTGATACGATagttggaaaattaaaaaaattataatttaaatgTATGTAGTGAAATCTGTTAGAATTTagattcaaaattgaaaatttcattaacttcGTTAATTATTAGCACACGAAGCTcacaaatgaaataaaaataataaaattagtctcacatgtAATCTCCACGTGCTAACAATTAATGGAAAGTTTCATTTTAACCTAAAATGTGTGACTTACATACTAATAATTAACAGAATGTTGacaaatttttcaattttaagcATAAATCTTAATAAACTTCATCTCATAAACTTAAATCCTAAGTCAACAATCTTCTCAATACCTTACCACTGCAAACTACCTTGCcactacaaaaattattaaTCAAATTAAACTTATTATTTACTTACAAATACGTAACTAAATCACCGAAAGCTATCTCCGTTTCTTTGCTGAGTGGACAACTGtctctttgtcttcttttggcAGATAGCTAGTAGACTCCTAGTGGCCGGCCTATTTTCCACGGCTGGTTATAGGACTCAGTTGCTATACAAGAAGTGTTATGTTGTAATTCAATATTGATGGAAATCCAACATAATCTTCTTCGAATTATTGTGAGGATTTTTAGATATTTATGAATCGCATTCATTTATAGTATATTGTGGGATtagtttttattaaatattatttgtgtttaattttaaataaataaattttaaataaatttttaccGCACGATATATTATGAACGAATACGATTCATAGATCTCCAAGATCCTCACAAGGAGAATCCAAAAGGATCTGGATTCAATGGAAATATCTGAAAAGGATCTGGATTCAATGGAAATAAgctaattttgaatcaaataacattactttattttgtaagtaaattaattttaaatcaaaCAACATTCATTTATTATGTAGCTAATTAATTTTGTATGTGTCATCATATATATTAGACACATTTTATTATAGgtgattttgtggtattcatcttcatttgtaagtaagaagtcttaggttcgattctcaccaaaagtaaatttaaaccatattattgctagtccattgtgaggcctAACCCACcctcctcccccttagtgtagatagatcgtttgttcaaaaaaaatatataatcaaAATAGAACGTGAAGCGAAACAATAGATCaacaatatttatgttaattataaatAGGTCAACTATGTATGTGATATAGGTCAACTATGTATGTGATActtaaattcatttaaaatttaaaaaaaaaattacaaaatctgCCACTACAGTTGGCACACACTTCAATTAACACTTTCTTTCtcataatttttatatttggaaTAAGTCATACGAATCAAATACTGCAATGTATTGTCtgtttttttattctattttttat
Proteins encoded in this region:
- the LOC126628760 gene encoding disease resistance protein RPV1-like isoform X7 encodes the protein MAASSGLGCKYDVFINFRGEDTRRGFVSHLYNALVKKPINAFIDAEKLRKGDHLSELLTAIRESRLSIVVFSQDYASSTWCLKELVQILKCKDTNNQIVLPIFYEVDPSDVRKLKRKFEEAFAQHDRDSKAEMEEVQSWRSALTTATSLSGWDSRKYENDAELIEEIVEDVYRKLIHISSTSSKDNGLVDMDSHMHEMHLLLYPPGGETNAVRVVGIWGMGGLGKTTIARAVYDEISGGFKACCFLENFKEGFMKHGKLHMQAELLSSISNNKVGSSDISKNGFQVMLKSLGQRKVLIVVDDVDELEQIEALLEEPHSFGGGSRIIITTRDSQLLSIADVIYNPKILSDSGALKLFRRHAFRKNQPTRDYDDLSNRVVEYAQGLPLALKVLGAFLGNKTIREWEDELEKIRKIPQRGIHDVLKSSFDGLDDKEKDIFLDIACFFKGMKKDCATRILEDCGFHPYTGIRVLIDRALITVSWKGELEMHDSLEEMGREIVRQECIKEPGRRSRLWSYEDVHHVLSQNTATEAVESIIVDFWYSYWACLNAEAFVSMTQLRLLKIGDKYSSFDYEYCEHHLIGPFKLPNLRYLSWFRFPLKSLPSNFQFKNLVELDMQCSLIDRLWEGTQTQEKLKFINLSYSYLKETPDFTNVPNLETLILEGCRSLVEVHQSISTLTNLVLLNLKDCEEFKILPSIMRMKSLKTLNLSGCSSLEMFPEISEGMEGLEKLDLSRSKIKELPPSINNLTGLSHLDLSYCKELKSLPSIIRMKSLKTLNLSCCSSLEMFPEISEGMEGLEKLNLSRSKIKEMPPSINNLTGLSHLDLSYCKELKSLPSSIRMKSLKTFNLSGCSSLEMFPEISEGIEGVEKLNLSWSEIKELPPSINNLTGLSHLDLSYCKELKSLPSSIRMKSLKTFYLSGCSSLEMFPEISEVIEGLKLLDLSGSKIKELPSSINNLTGLSHLSLGHCKELKCLPSSICHLKSLVFLSLSGCTKFEVFPSIEENMEGLRKLFLDGTSIKELSPWIERLTGLQYLHSSVLAWAPPHPNPPISW